A single window of Candidatus Flexicrinis affinis DNA harbors:
- a CDS encoding aminopeptidase P family protein, which yields MDAFQLKIRDEEHHQRCEHLLDAIQRHGYSGAVLFDRDYIVYYCGFAFIPTERPIAFVMNSKGERGMLVPRMEVEHAQANALIDHISHYVEYPDDPHPMVALGKLLDEMGVTGDIGADQPGYPRIYGYRGPLLSELQTARPITVHSITDDVEDQMMIKSPAEIALLRESLHWANLALRLLQRYTRPGLTETDVERRASDEATRAMVDAIGPVYRGLSMVTAGAYAIYRGQIGRSASIPHMLANNITFEVGDVMVGESTAPMWGYISELERTWFLGRPSDAQKRLFDHMIGAQDAAFKAFETARLTCDVDNAVRAYFAKHDLQPYWRHHTGHAIGLRSHEGPFLDRGDKTALKPGMIFTIEPGLYAPDIGGFRHSDMVLVTEGGAELMTFYPRDLDSMIIPV from the coding sequence ATGGACGCCTTTCAACTCAAGATCAGAGACGAAGAACATCATCAACGGTGCGAGCACTTGCTCGACGCCATCCAGCGCCACGGTTACAGCGGCGCGGTTCTGTTCGACCGCGACTACATTGTCTACTACTGCGGATTCGCCTTTATCCCCACCGAACGCCCCATCGCGTTCGTCATGAACAGCAAAGGCGAACGCGGTATGCTGGTGCCGCGCATGGAAGTCGAGCACGCGCAGGCCAACGCGCTTATCGATCACATCTCTCACTATGTCGAGTATCCCGACGACCCGCACCCGATGGTGGCGCTCGGCAAGCTTCTCGACGAGATGGGGGTGACTGGCGACATCGGCGCAGATCAGCCGGGATATCCCCGAATCTACGGGTATCGTGGGCCGCTGCTCAGTGAACTTCAGACGGCACGGCCGATCACCGTGCACTCGATCACCGACGACGTCGAAGACCAGATGATGATCAAGTCGCCTGCGGAGATCGCGCTGCTGCGCGAAAGCCTGCACTGGGCGAATCTCGCGCTGCGGCTGTTGCAGCGTTACACCCGACCCGGCTTGACCGAGACCGACGTCGAACGTCGGGCCAGCGACGAAGCCACGCGCGCGATGGTCGATGCGATCGGGCCGGTATATCGCGGGTTGAGCATGGTCACTGCCGGTGCGTATGCCATCTACCGTGGCCAGATCGGACGCAGCGCGTCGATCCCGCACATGCTGGCCAACAACATTACGTTCGAAGTCGGCGACGTCATGGTCGGAGAGTCGACCGCGCCGATGTGGGGCTATATCTCGGAACTTGAGCGGACGTGGTTCCTTGGCCGTCCGTCCGACGCGCAAAAAAGGCTGTTCGATCACATGATCGGGGCGCAGGACGCAGCGTTCAAGGCGTTTGAGACGGCACGCTTGACGTGCGATGTCGACAATGCGGTGCGGGCATACTTCGCCAAGCACGACTTGCAGCCGTATTGGCGGCACCATACCGGGCACGCCATCGGCCTTCGGTCGCACGAAGGGCCATTCCTCGACCGGGGCGACAAGACCGCCCTCAAGCCCGGCATGATCTTCACGATTGAGCCGGGCCTGTATGCACCGGACATTGGCGGGTTCCGGCATTCCGACATGGTGTTGGTCACCGAGGGTGGCGCTGAACTGATGACGTTCTATCCGCGTGACCTCGACAGCATGATCATTCCGGTGTAA
- a CDS encoding ABC transporter permease translates to MGKFVLRRVLQAIPTFLGITAIAFIIMVSAPGDPISLITFNPARDPAAIARMERSLGLDQPPVTQYVYWLVGNDWTTIDVDGDGVGETPGTRQGLLRGDLGQSIRFKQPVLKLIAERIPATLQLALVSLVVGYGIGIGLGVLAAVFHKTWVDWLIRVISVIGNAIPPFWLGLVLIIIFSVQLGVLPMGGMRDIASRGGFDLGETFRHMLLPVFVFSLNTVAFVSRFVRTELLEVLAQDYVRTAYAKGLTNRTVWLRHAAKNALIPVATYVGVSIGTLLSGAVIIEQVFDWPGMGRLVVNAVFNRDYPLVMGSVVIGAIMFIIGIIFSDFLYALLDPRIRLK, encoded by the coding sequence GTGGGGAAGTTTGTCCTTCGCAGAGTCCTGCAAGCGATACCGACATTCCTCGGGATCACGGCGATCGCGTTCATCATCATGGTGTCGGCGCCCGGCGACCCGATATCGCTGATTACGTTTAATCCGGCGCGCGATCCTGCGGCTATTGCCCGCATGGAACGGTCGTTGGGCTTGGATCAGCCGCCAGTCACTCAATACGTGTACTGGCTGGTCGGCAACGACTGGACCACGATTGATGTGGACGGTGACGGGGTCGGCGAAACCCCCGGCACGCGGCAGGGCCTGCTGCGCGGCGACCTTGGCCAATCGATTCGTTTCAAGCAGCCCGTCCTGAAGCTGATCGCCGAGCGCATTCCGGCAACCCTGCAGCTAGCGCTGGTCTCGCTGGTGGTCGGATATGGCATCGGTATCGGGCTTGGCGTGCTTGCCGCCGTGTTTCACAAGACGTGGGTCGACTGGTTGATTCGCGTCATCAGCGTAATCGGAAATGCGATACCGCCGTTCTGGCTCGGGCTGGTGTTGATTATCATTTTCAGCGTGCAGCTTGGCGTCCTGCCGATGGGTGGCATGCGCGACATTGCCAGCCGGGGCGGCTTCGATCTCGGCGAGACATTCCGTCACATGCTGCTCCCGGTCTTCGTGTTCTCGCTCAATACGGTGGCGTTCGTCTCTCGTTTCGTGCGGACGGAGCTGCTAGAGGTATTGGCCCAAGACTACGTGCGCACGGCGTACGCGAAGGGGCTTACCAATCGAACGGTATGGCTGCGACACGCAGCGAAGAACGCGCTTATCCCGGTGGCGACCTACGTCGGTGTGTCGATCGGCACGCTGCTCAGCGGTGCGGTGATCATCGAGCAGGTGTTCGACTGGCCGGGAATGGGGCGGCTTGTCGTAAATGCCGTATTCAACCGTGACTACCCGCTTGTAATGGGATCGGTGGTCATCGGGGCGATCATGTTCATCATCGGCATCATCTTCTCCGATTTCCTGTACGCGCTGCTCGACCCGCGCATTCGCTTGAAGTAG
- a CDS encoding ABC transporter permease, with amino-acid sequence MSTVANINDETQDSKARSLWQDALKHYVRDRLTLFASILLLLMTLVCYFAPPVLEDLLNVDATRTNTPASFTAPGVDGHVLGTDHLGRDQLIRLLYGGRVSLAVAYTSSIMIILIGVSLGLLAGFYGGVIDDVITWLVNTLSSVPSTLLYIVIAAIWQPPVEWMIVILALLGWVGTSRLVRAEVLSIKEREYVLAARALGASDFRLLVSHIFPNLMSIVIVTGSIIAGNLILVEAGLSYLGVGVQPPTPTWGNMLTDSRTYFVQGVHLVIWPGILILITVMCFYLIGDGLRDALDPHQSRHSKA; translated from the coding sequence ATGTCCACGGTTGCCAACATCAACGACGAGACGCAGGACAGCAAGGCCCGTTCGCTGTGGCAAGACGCGCTGAAGCACTACGTGCGCGATCGATTGACCTTGTTTGCTTCCATCCTGCTGCTGCTGATGACGCTGGTCTGCTATTTCGCGCCGCCTGTTCTCGAAGACCTGCTCAACGTCGACGCAACGCGCACCAACACACCGGCCAGCTTCACGGCGCCGGGCGTTGACGGACACGTGCTCGGCACGGATCACCTCGGCCGCGACCAGCTCATCCGTCTGCTGTATGGCGGGCGGGTGTCGCTGGCCGTTGCCTATACCTCGAGCATCATGATCATCCTCATCGGCGTATCGCTCGGATTGCTGGCCGGCTTCTACGGCGGAGTCATCGACGACGTGATCACGTGGTTGGTCAACACGCTCAGTTCGGTCCCATCGACTCTGCTCTACATCGTGATCGCGGCAATCTGGCAGCCGCCGGTAGAGTGGATGATCGTCATCCTTGCGCTGCTGGGGTGGGTGGGTACGAGTCGTTTAGTCCGTGCTGAGGTGTTGTCGATCAAGGAACGCGAGTATGTGTTGGCTGCGCGGGCGCTCGGCGCGTCCGACTTCCGGCTGCTGGTCAGTCACATATTCCCGAACCTGATGTCGATCGTGATCGTCACCGGGTCGATCATCGCCGGCAATCTCATTCTTGTCGAAGCCGGCTTGAGCTATCTTGGCGTGGGCGTGCAGCCTCCGACGCCGACGTGGGGCAATATGCTGACCGACTCGCGCACGTATTTCGTGCAGGGCGTCCATCTGGTGATCTGGCCCGGCATCTTGATCCTCATTACGGTCATGTGCTTCTATTTGATCGGCGACGGTCTGCGCGATGCGCTCGACCCGCATCAGTCGCGGCACAGTAAAGCGTAA
- a CDS encoding peptide ABC transporter substrate-binding protein gives MRKSAIRIAALVLIVAMTMGTFGFAVAQEGDTLNILYWQAVSTMNPYLSGGTKDIEAGSLVLEPLARYNELGEMVPWLVDEIPTVENGGVSEDLLTITWTLSEGLLWSDGTPVTSADVVFSWEYCTHPDAGCNALSKFTDVTSVEAVDDRTVTITFGVAKPFPYGPFVGAEAPIIQAAQFADCVGANAQNCTDQNFYPIGTGPFVVTNFLANDVVEFAANPNYREEGKPYFQRVVFKGGGDAESAARAVLETGEFDYAWNLQVVPQILDQMVAAGQGQLVVSYGTSVERIHINQTNPDSELGDMRSVWVEDGSNAHPFLLVPEIWQAMSMAIDRDLISSQLYGAAGQATCNLLPAPAAYASPNNDACLVQDIAGANALLDGAGIVDSDGDGIREYNGIPLVVLYQTSTNAVRQATQALIKDWWAQIGIEAELRNIDAAVFFGNDLASPDTYGKFYADLEMFTNNFSGTDPESYMSQWTCAEIASPDNDYLGNNISRWCNPDYDALVVQMSQTASLEERAALAIAMNDMIVQSGAMIGLVHRGDVSAISNSLEGVLMNSWDSELWNAADWTRGN, from the coding sequence ATGCGCAAATCAGCTATAAGAATTGCGGCTCTCGTCCTTATCGTCGCGATGACGATGGGGACGTTCGGGTTCGCAGTCGCCCAAGAGGGTGACACGCTCAACATCCTGTACTGGCAGGCCGTTTCGACCATGAACCCGTACCTCTCCGGCGGTACGAAGGACATCGAAGCCGGCTCGCTGGTGCTTGAACCTCTGGCTCGCTACAACGAGCTGGGCGAGATGGTTCCGTGGCTCGTTGACGAGATCCCCACTGTCGAAAACGGCGGCGTCTCAGAGGACCTGCTAACGATCACCTGGACTCTCTCTGAAGGTCTGCTGTGGTCGGACGGCACGCCGGTGACCTCGGCGGACGTTGTGTTCTCATGGGAATACTGCACACACCCGGATGCGGGCTGCAACGCGCTTTCGAAGTTCACCGACGTGACGAGCGTTGAAGCGGTCGACGATCGCACCGTCACGATCACCTTCGGTGTCGCCAAGCCGTTCCCGTACGGTCCGTTTGTGGGCGCCGAAGCGCCGATTATTCAGGCAGCACAGTTTGCCGACTGTGTGGGCGCGAACGCGCAGAACTGCACCGATCAGAACTTCTACCCGATCGGTACCGGCCCGTTTGTGGTAACTAACTTCCTCGCCAACGACGTGGTCGAGTTCGCGGCGAACCCGAACTACCGTGAAGAAGGCAAGCCGTACTTCCAGCGCGTCGTCTTCAAGGGCGGCGGTGATGCAGAATCTGCGGCCCGCGCCGTGCTCGAGACCGGCGAGTTCGACTACGCGTGGAACCTGCAGGTCGTCCCGCAGATCCTCGACCAGATGGTCGCTGCGGGTCAGGGCCAACTCGTCGTATCGTACGGTACCAGCGTCGAGCGTATCCATATCAACCAGACGAATCCGGATTCCGAACTGGGTGACATGCGCTCGGTGTGGGTGGAAGATGGCTCGAATGCGCATCCGTTCCTGCTGGTTCCCGAAATCTGGCAGGCCATGTCGATGGCGATCGATCGCGATCTGATCTCCAGCCAGCTTTACGGCGCTGCCGGTCAGGCCACCTGCAACCTGCTGCCGGCCCCGGCGGCTTACGCCTCGCCGAACAACGATGCATGCCTGGTTCAGGACATCGCTGGCGCGAACGCGCTGCTCGATGGCGCAGGGATCGTCGACAGCGACGGTGACGGAATTCGTGAGTACAACGGCATCCCGCTGGTTGTGCTGTACCAGACGTCGACTAACGCCGTTCGTCAGGCCACGCAGGCGCTGATCAAGGACTGGTGGGCACAGATCGGCATCGAGGCGGAGCTGCGCAACATCGATGCGGCGGTGTTCTTCGGCAATGATCTTGCGAGCCCTGACACCTACGGCAAGTTCTACGCCGACCTCGAGATGTTCACGAACAACTTCAGCGGTACCGACCCCGAATCGTACATGTCGCAGTGGACGTGCGCGGAAATCGCTAGCCCGGATAACGACTACTTGGGCAACAATATCTCGCGTTGGTGCAACCCTGACTACGATGCACTGGTCGTCCAGATGTCGCAGACCGCTTCGCTCGAAGAGCGTGCTGCGCTGGCGATCGCGATGAACGACATGATCGTTCAGAGCGGTGCGATGATCGGTCTGGTGCATCGCGGTGACGTGTCGGCGATCAGCAACTCGCTCGAAGGCGTGCTGATGAACAGCTGGGACTCCGAGCTGTGGAACGCAGCTGACTGGACGCGTGGCAACTAG
- a CDS encoding ABC transporter permease encodes MSKFILRRLLIAIPTLFVISFVIFAVLELSPTDPTGNLPLTITPAEREKIREALGANDAFHVKYLKWVVQFVINEPLNILEATTGIKVGDYENRLRYPSWQTRSPVIDLVIQRLPQTLWVVGTAYLLSVLIAVPIGVLSAYKPYSIFDQVGTFFAIVGYSIPTFFTGLLFIIIFSVNLKWFPSVYDTTHRVTDMQSLLIQLRQIFMPTLVLALFFTAQISRFTRSSMLENLNQDYIRTARSKGISERTVIMRHALRNSLIPVVTLVALGIPSIFQGAIITEQIFRVNGLGQLLIIAIQGGDLPTVQTLTFIFAVLIVLFNIVADVLYALLDPRVRLS; translated from the coding sequence GTGTCGAAATTTATCCTGCGGCGGTTGCTCATCGCCATCCCAACCCTGTTCGTCATCAGCTTCGTCATCTTTGCCGTGCTGGAACTGTCGCCAACAGATCCGACAGGCAATCTGCCGCTGACGATCACGCCGGCGGAGCGCGAGAAAATCCGCGAAGCGCTAGGGGCGAATGACGCGTTTCATGTCAAATACCTGAAGTGGGTCGTGCAATTCGTGATCAACGAACCCCTCAACATCCTCGAGGCGACGACCGGAATCAAAGTCGGGGACTACGAGAACCGTCTGCGTTATCCGTCGTGGCAAACGCGCAGCCCTGTCATCGATCTGGTGATTCAAAGGCTGCCGCAAACGCTCTGGGTGGTCGGCACCGCGTACCTGCTCTCGGTACTGATCGCAGTACCCATTGGGGTCCTCTCAGCGTACAAGCCATATTCGATCTTTGACCAGGTCGGGACATTCTTTGCCATTGTCGGCTACTCGATACCCACCTTCTTCACAGGATTATTGTTTATTATCATCTTCAGCGTGAACCTGAAATGGTTCCCGTCAGTGTATGACACGACACATCGTGTCACCGACATGCAGAGCCTGCTGATCCAACTTCGGCAGATCTTCATGCCGACGCTGGTACTGGCGCTGTTCTTTACGGCGCAGATCAGCCGGTTCACGCGTTCGTCGATGCTCGAAAACCTGAATCAGGATTACATTCGGACGGCACGTTCGAAAGGCATTTCCGAGCGTACGGTGATCATGCGCCATGCCTTGCGTAACAGCCTGATTCCGGTCGTGACGCTGGTCGCGCTTGGAATCCCGTCGATCTTTCAAGGCGCGATCATCACTGAGCAGATATTTCGTGTCAACGGGCTGGGACAGCTGCTGATTATTGCCATTCAAGGCGGCGACCTGCCGACTGTGCAGACATTGACGTTCATCTTCGCTGTGCTCATCGTTCTGTTCAATATCGTGGCGGACGTGCTGTATGCGCTGCTTGATCCGCGCGTGCGGCTAAGTTAG
- a CDS encoding ABC transporter permease has product MTASEPVNSNIAAAAKPVALQKAVKSRSLWSDAWRQFRRHRMAMVASVVLAVIVAMVLVGPYVWTIDPTQVNIVDSYSNGSPAHPFGTDNLGRDTLARVMQGGRISLAIGVSAMAISITLGALVGLLSGYFARLDGLLMRLTDMFLSLPLLPLLLVITMLFRDPLRKTFGTEAGIFILTVTIIGALNWMTTARLVRGEVLAIKEREFVLAARSVGTSDLGIIRRHILPNVMSPVIVAATFSIASAIITESALSFLGLGFPPDFPTWGRLLFDGKDFMTLIPALAIWPGTMISLTILCVNFIGDGLRDALDPRLRE; this is encoded by the coding sequence ATGACAGCATCCGAACCTGTAAACTCAAACATCGCTGCGGCAGCAAAGCCCGTTGCGCTTCAGAAGGCGGTCAAATCCCGATCGTTATGGTCTGACGCGTGGCGGCAGTTCCGCCGTCACCGTATGGCCATGGTCGCCTCAGTCGTGCTCGCTGTCATTGTCGCGATGGTGCTGGTGGGTCCGTATGTGTGGACGATTGATCCGACCCAGGTCAACATCGTCGACTCGTACTCCAACGGTTCGCCTGCGCATCCATTCGGGACTGACAACCTTGGACGCGACACACTTGCGCGCGTGATGCAGGGTGGCCGCATATCGCTCGCGATCGGCGTATCTGCGATGGCGATCTCGATCACACTAGGTGCACTTGTGGGGCTGCTGTCGGGGTACTTCGCTCGCCTGGATGGCCTCTTGATGCGGCTTACCGACATGTTCCTGTCGCTGCCGCTGCTGCCCCTGCTGCTGGTCATCACCATGTTGTTTCGCGACCCACTGCGCAAGACGTTCGGCACCGAGGCCGGCATCTTCATCCTCACCGTCACGATCATCGGCGCGCTGAACTGGATGACGACCGCGCGGCTCGTCCGTGGCGAGGTCTTGGCGATTAAAGAGCGCGAGTTTGTGCTGGCTGCTCGCAGCGTCGGAACATCCGACCTCGGCATTATTCGCCGGCACATCCTGCCGAACGTGATGAGCCCGGTCATTGTCGCGGCGACGTTCAGCATCGCCAGTGCCATCATCACCGAATCGGCGCTGTCGTTTCTCGGCCTCGGCTTCCCGCCCGACTTCCCGACGTGGGGCCGCCTGCTGTTCGACGGTAAGGACTTCATGACGCTCATCCCCGCGCTGGCGATCTGGCCCGGGACGATGATTTCGCTGACCATCCTGTGCGTCAACTTCATCGGGGACGGCCTGCGCGACGCTCTCGACCCGCGCCTGCGTGAGTGA
- a CDS encoding citrate synthase — MSTAKLSLNGQDYEFPVIEGSEHEVAIDFTKLRAKTGAISYDPGYGNTGSCMSAITFIDGEEGILRYRGYPIEQLAEHSNFVEVCYLTIYGKLPNTEELASFQKSLTYHTLIHEDMKKFFEGFPPTAHPMAIMSAMIVSLSAYYPDLLDPEIVDLNIARLLAKAKTLAAFAYKKSIGQPYIYPRNDLNYTEDFLHMMFAVPSEQYKVSPVIARALDLLLILHADHEQNCSTSTVRMVGSSQANLFASIASGISALWGPLHGGANQEVINMLEMIHHDGGDYKKYMDMAKDKESGFRLMGFGHRVYKNFDPRARILKSAADAVLDELGINDPLLGIAKNLEEIALADGYFVERKLYPNVDFYSGIIYRALGIPTDMFTVMFALGRMPGWIAQWKEMREDPTTRINRPRQVYSGATERNYVPLASR; from the coding sequence ATGAGCACTGCGAAACTATCGCTTAACGGGCAGGACTATGAATTTCCGGTTATTGAAGGGTCTGAACACGAAGTAGCCATCGACTTCACCAAGTTGCGCGCCAAGACCGGCGCGATCAGCTACGATCCGGGTTACGGCAACACCGGCTCGTGCATGAGCGCGATCACGTTCATCGACGGCGAAGAGGGCATTCTGCGCTATCGCGGCTATCCGATCGAACAGCTTGCCGAGCATTCGAACTTCGTCGAGGTGTGCTACCTGACGATCTACGGCAAGCTGCCGAACACCGAGGAACTGGCCTCGTTTCAGAAGTCGCTGACCTATCACACGTTGATCCACGAAGACATGAAGAAGTTCTTCGAGGGCTTCCCGCCGACCGCGCACCCGATGGCGATCATGTCAGCGATGATCGTGTCGCTGTCGGCCTACTACCCCGACCTGCTCGATCCTGAGATCGTCGACCTGAATATCGCGCGCTTGCTGGCGAAAGCCAAGACGCTGGCCGCGTTCGCCTACAAAAAGTCGATCGGGCAACCGTACATCTACCCGCGCAACGACCTGAACTACACCGAAGACTTCCTGCACATGATGTTCGCCGTGCCGTCCGAGCAGTACAAGGTCTCGCCGGTGATTGCGCGCGCCCTCGACCTGCTGCTCATCTTGCACGCCGATCACGAGCAGAACTGCAGCACGTCGACCGTCCGCATGGTCGGCAGCAGTCAGGCCAACCTGTTCGCCTCGATTGCGTCGGGCATTTCGGCGCTCTGGGGCCCGCTGCACGGCGGCGCGAACCAGGAAGTCATCAACATGCTGGAGATGATCCACCACGACGGCGGCGACTACAAGAAGTACATGGACATGGCGAAGGACAAGGAGTCGGGCTTCCGCCTGATGGGCTTCGGCCATCGCGTCTACAAGAACTTCGACCCGCGCGCGCGTATCCTCAAGAGCGCCGCCGACGCCGTGCTTGACGAACTTGGCATTAATGATCCACTGCTGGGCATTGCCAAGAATCTCGAAGAAATTGCTCTGGCCGACGGCTATTTTGTCGAGCGCAAGCTGTACCCGAATGTCGACTTCTACAGCGGCATCATCTACCGTGCGCTCGGCATCCCGACCGACATGTTCACCGTGATGTTCGCCCTCGGCCGCATGCCGGGCTGGATTGCGCAGTGGAAGGAAATGCGCGAAGATCCGACCACCCGAATCAATCGCCCGCGTCAGGTCTACAGCGGCGCCACCGAACGGAACTACGTCCCGTTGGCCAGCCGCTAG
- the otsB gene encoding trehalose-phosphatase, producing MSEDPRGERHWSKHTEYLKSLITAENSAIISDFDGTLSAFAERPDGARIHHRSQSALDRLNEAGVRIALISGRAVADLYSRFPRDEIIYYGNHGFERWRGGAEAPDPGEDNARAAIATLIDALDFSDLPGVIAEPKGMTATIHYRLSPDPAEVRHAIEDRLRPLTDSLGLRISPGQMIWDIKPAEPIDKGTALRSVINECGLRSVIFLGDDVTDLAAMDVLRDMTAHANELRGASVGVVHPENGPPDLGDHCEYFAEGTDDVADFLTWLADCMRA from the coding sequence ATGAGCGAAGATCCTCGGGGCGAGCGTCATTGGAGCAAGCACACCGAGTACCTGAAATCCCTCATCACAGCCGAGAACAGTGCCATCATCAGCGACTTTGACGGCACGTTGAGCGCGTTTGCGGAACGACCGGATGGTGCCCGAATTCATCATCGCTCGCAAAGCGCGCTTGACCGGCTGAACGAGGCTGGCGTGCGGATTGCCTTGATTTCGGGCCGTGCGGTGGCCGACCTTTACAGCCGCTTCCCCCGCGATGAGATCATCTACTACGGTAATCACGGCTTCGAACGTTGGCGCGGTGGGGCGGAAGCGCCTGACCCGGGCGAGGACAACGCGCGTGCAGCCATCGCGACGTTGATCGACGCGCTGGATTTCAGTGATCTACCCGGAGTTATTGCCGAGCCAAAAGGGATGACGGCGACGATCCATTACCGGCTTTCGCCTGATCCGGCCGAAGTTCGTCACGCGATCGAAGACCGGTTGCGCCCTCTGACCGATTCGCTGGGACTGCGAATATCTCCCGGGCAGATGATCTGGGACATCAAGCCGGCAGAGCCGATCGACAAAGGCACGGCGCTCAGGTCAGTCATCAACGAATGCGGCTTACGTTCGGTGATATTTCTCGGTGACGATGTCACCGACTTGGCCGCGATGGACGTGCTGCGGGATATGACGGCGCACGCCAACGAACTACGCGGGGCTTCCGTCGGCGTCGTGCATCCGGAAAACGGCCCGCCCGATCTCGGCGACCACTGCGAGTACTTCGCTGAAGGTACCGACGATGTCGCCGACTTTTTGACATGGCTCGCGGACTGTATGCGCGCATAG
- a CDS encoding trehalose-6-phosphate synthase yields the protein MADDSSPHLIIVSNRGPYAFHSRDGELVPERGSGGLVTAIMGVAKTQDVLWISYALSRGDRRWVALRGDGVHAMDDMRVRLIAPDPSSYNAYYNVISNPLLWFVQHQLHDTPRTPVLDASLWQAWQAYADANKRLADAVAQTVSQLSGPVIVMPQDYHLYLMPRYLRERLGNRAVIQPFCHIPWPGPDAWRVLPLKMRREIVESMLMADRFGFQTGRDVRRFMQTAADVLQGVAVMEKQRILTYRGQVLEAAHYPISVDVDDLLTRRETPEVKEYVRQINARIGDRKLILRVDRVEPSKNILRGFLAYRNFLREYPEFRRKVEMLALLVPSRTEVIEYKHYLRDIMALVGEINATLGEPDWEPVQLMLGNNYDRAVAAMTRYDVLMVNPIADGMNLVAKEGAVLNQRSGQIILSEEAGAAEELGDAPLLVSPYDVYGMREAIKDALTMNDAERNMRATRLAEQVRQNDIHQWFGRQIEDAVRGAR from the coding sequence ATGGCGGACGACTCCTCGCCACATCTGATTATCGTGTCCAATCGCGGCCCGTACGCGTTCCACAGCCGGGACGGGGAACTGGTGCCGGAGCGTGGATCGGGCGGCCTAGTGACCGCCATTATGGGCGTCGCCAAGACACAGGACGTGTTGTGGATCAGCTATGCGCTGAGCCGCGGCGACCGGCGGTGGGTCGCCCTGCGTGGAGACGGCGTTCATGCGATGGACGACATGCGCGTCCGCCTTATCGCGCCGGATCCATCCTCGTATAACGCCTACTACAACGTCATCAGCAATCCACTGTTGTGGTTTGTCCAGCATCAGCTCCACGATACGCCGCGCACGCCTGTGCTGGATGCCAGCCTGTGGCAAGCCTGGCAGGCATACGCCGATGCGAACAAGCGGCTCGCCGATGCAGTTGCGCAGACCGTGTCGCAGCTCAGCGGCCCCGTGATCGTAATGCCGCAGGACTACCACCTCTATCTGATGCCGCGCTACCTGCGCGAGCGTCTCGGCAACCGGGCAGTGATTCAGCCGTTTTGCCACATCCCGTGGCCCGGCCCGGACGCATGGCGTGTGCTGCCTCTCAAGATGCGCCGCGAGATTGTCGAATCGATGTTGATGGCGGATCGGTTCGGTTTCCAGACCGGCCGCGATGTCCGGCGCTTTATGCAGACGGCAGCCGATGTACTGCAGGGCGTCGCGGTGATGGAGAAGCAGCGCATCCTGACGTATCGGGGGCAGGTGCTTGAAGCCGCCCACTATCCGATTTCGGTCGACGTGGACGACCTATTGACCCGCCGCGAGACACCCGAGGTGAAGGAATACGTCCGCCAGATCAACGCTCGTATCGGCGATCGCAAACTGATCTTGCGCGTCGATCGCGTCGAACCGAGCAAGAACATCCTGCGCGGATTCCTCGCCTACCGAAACTTCCTGCGCGAGTATCCGGAGTTCCGGCGCAAGGTCGAAATGCTCGCGCTTCTCGTTCCCAGCCGGACAGAGGTCATCGAATACAAGCACTACCTGCGTGACATCATGGCGCTGGTCGGCGAGATCAACGCCACGCTGGGCGAGCCGGATTGGGAACCGGTGCAGCTCATGCTCGGCAACAACTATGACCGTGCCGTGGCGGCAATGACCCGCTACGACGTGCTGATGGTGAATCCCATCGCAGACGGGATGAACCTGGTCGCCAAGGAGGGGGCTGTACTCAATCAACGCAGCGGGCAGATCATACTATCCGAGGAAGCGGGGGCCGCAGAGGAACTCGGTGACGCGCCGCTGCTGGTGTCGCCCTATGACGTGTACGGCATGCGCGAGGCGATCAAGGATGCACTGACGATGAACGACGCCGAGCGCAACATGCGTGCGACCCGCTTGGCGGAGCAGGTGCGGCAAAACGACATCCACCAATGGTTCGGACGGCAGATCGAAGACGCGGTGCGCGGTGCGCGCTAG